In a genomic window of Nodosilinea sp. E11:
- a CDS encoding DUF4230 domain-containing protein — MRQAPPDRTPPSPPRYADPVDPWPIPATQSVPPQKSRSRSDSPRVSPFRLVRTAVNAFIGGAVLMGIVVGVGYWRAGDRFLEGARIMLTPAPAEPQVDVRSVVVTQLRGASELTTAIFAMEAVVPTKSDRTLAGYVIGSTNLLYIAHGEVRAGVDLSQIAATDVQVTGESAIQITLPPAQILDSKLDLTRSNVYDYSRGFWGLGPDTAPELQELAQREALAKIEAAACTEGLLAEANRRAELTVSQLLATAGFETVTVTTQPPTNSACAEPINNDTVLPGLPVPMPPQESGQ; from the coding sequence ATGCGCCAAGCACCGCCCGATCGCACCCCACCCTCCCCGCCGCGCTACGCTGACCCCGTAGACCCCTGGCCGATTCCGGCAACCCAGTCCGTGCCGCCGCAGAAATCGCGATCGCGTAGCGATTCCCCAAGAGTTTCACCTTTTCGCCTGGTCCGCACGGCTGTCAACGCCTTTATCGGTGGCGCAGTGCTGATGGGCATTGTGGTGGGAGTAGGCTATTGGCGAGCGGGTGATCGCTTTCTCGAAGGGGCGCGCATTATGCTTACCCCGGCTCCGGCAGAGCCCCAGGTAGATGTGCGATCGGTGGTGGTGACTCAGCTGCGGGGGGCCAGCGAGCTGACCACGGCGATCTTTGCGATGGAGGCGGTGGTGCCCACTAAGAGCGATCGCACCCTGGCGGGCTATGTGATCGGCTCCACCAACCTGCTCTATATTGCTCACGGCGAAGTGCGGGCCGGGGTTGACCTCAGCCAAATTGCCGCCACCGATGTGCAGGTCACGGGTGAATCTGCCATTCAAATCACCCTGCCGCCGGCACAAATTCTCGACAGCAAGCTCGATCTGACCCGCTCTAATGTCTACGACTACAGCCGGGGCTTTTGGGGCCTGGGGCCAGATACCGCACCCGAGCTGCAAGAACTGGCCCAACGGGAAGCCCTGGCCAAGATCGAAGCCGCCGCCTGCACCGAGGGGTTATTGGCCGAGGCCAATCGCCGGGCAGAACTCACGGTCAGTCAGCTACTGGCCACCGCTGGCTTTGAAACGGTCACCGTCACCACCCAACCGCCGACCAATTCTGCCTGTGCAGAGCCGATAAATAACGATACAGTGTTACCGGGTTTACCAGTGCCCATGCCCCCCCAAGAATCTGGCCAATAA
- a CDS encoding type II toxin-antitoxin system death-on-curing family toxin: MPTPKFLDAETVLMLHSRQIERFGGTSGVRDHGLMESALAQPQATFGGELLHPTLADQAAAYLYHLAKNHPFVDGNKRTAFAVMDTFIRLNGARLGLTPDQAYDVVMQVAQGQLGKIELAQRLAAAIAPKP, encoded by the coding sequence TTGCCGACTCCTAAATTTCTCGATGCTGAAACGGTCTTAATGCTCCACAGCCGCCAGATTGAGAGGTTTGGCGGTACGTCTGGGGTGCGCGATCATGGGCTGATGGAGTCTGCCCTGGCCCAGCCCCAGGCCACCTTTGGCGGTGAACTGCTGCATCCTACCCTGGCCGACCAGGCAGCGGCATACCTATACCACCTGGCCAAGAACCACCCTTTTGTGGACGGCAACAAGCGCACGGCGTTTGCGGTGATGGATACCTTCATCCGGCTCAACGGTGCTCGTTTAGGGCTGACGCCTGATCAAGCCTACGATGTAGTCATGCAGGTGGCCCAGGGGCAACTAGGCAAGATCGAGCTGGCTCAGCGGTTGGCAGCGGCGATCGCCCCAAAGCCATAG
- a CDS encoding FAD-binding oxidoreductase, whose protein sequence is MAKLAEILGKVVGSDSLLPPDPLMLGGLPVPEVIVYPNTEAELAAVMACAHQHRWRVLPCGSGSKLAWGGVGSEVDLMVSTARLNQVIDHAVGDMTLTAEAGVKLADLAPQLAQHNQLLAVDPAYPDRATLGGIVATADTGALRQRYGGLRDLLIGISFVRYDGQLAKAGGRVVKNVAGYDLMKLMTGSYGTLGVISQLTFRLHPTQETSKTVVIVGEAQALAALISPLRQSSLTPVSLDVLSPALAAQLDLGEGFTLLARFQSITPGVDEQVDALLAMVGANLTAQVLEGMTDQHLWDGVGRGLYHSSAAQDQAQTQAILAKVGVPPAQALATIEHLPLGSWARLHISSGVGTIRLPAATVEAVQTLRSRCEAAGGYLTLLEAPLALKQSMEVWGYSGNALGVMKAIKAEFDPYNGLSPGRFVGGI, encoded by the coding sequence ATGGCCAAACTTGCTGAAATTTTGGGAAAAGTTGTCGGCAGTGATAGCCTTCTTCCCCCAGATCCCCTGATGCTCGGGGGCTTACCTGTCCCCGAGGTGATCGTTTATCCTAATACTGAAGCCGAGCTTGCGGCGGTGATGGCCTGTGCCCACCAGCACCGCTGGCGGGTTTTGCCCTGTGGCAGCGGCAGCAAGCTGGCCTGGGGAGGGGTCGGGTCGGAGGTTGATCTAATGGTCAGCACCGCGCGGCTCAACCAAGTCATTGACCATGCTGTGGGCGACATGACCCTGACCGCCGAGGCTGGGGTCAAGCTGGCCGATCTAGCTCCCCAGTTAGCTCAGCACAACCAACTGCTGGCCGTTGACCCGGCTTACCCCGACCGGGCCACCCTGGGCGGCATTGTGGCCACGGCAGATACGGGGGCTCTGCGTCAGCGGTACGGGGGTCTGCGCGATCTGCTAATCGGGATTTCCTTTGTGCGCTACGACGGACAGCTGGCTAAAGCTGGCGGGCGCGTCGTCAAGAATGTGGCGGGCTACGACCTGATGAAGCTGATGACCGGCTCCTACGGCACCTTGGGGGTGATCTCTCAGCTCACTTTTCGCCTGCACCCAACCCAGGAAACCTCTAAAACGGTGGTAATCGTTGGCGAGGCACAGGCCCTCGCGGCGCTGATTTCTCCTCTGCGGCAGTCGTCCCTCACACCAGTTTCCTTAGATGTTTTGTCACCTGCCCTAGCTGCACAGCTGGACCTGGGCGAGGGGTTTACTCTCCTGGCTCGGTTTCAATCGATTACCCCTGGGGTAGATGAGCAAGTGGACGCACTCCTGGCGATGGTAGGAGCCAATCTCACCGCCCAGGTGCTAGAAGGGATGACCGATCAGCATCTCTGGGATGGAGTGGGCCGTGGGCTTTATCACTCCTCAGCAGCCCAAGATCAAGCCCAAACCCAGGCCATACTGGCTAAGGTTGGAGTACCCCCCGCTCAGGCCCTGGCTACCATCGAGCACCTGCCGTTGGGCAGCTGGGCTCGACTTCATATCAGCAGTGGAGTGGGCACCATACGCCTGCCAGCCGCCACGGTAGAAGCGGTACAAACGCTGCGATCGCGCTGTGAAGCCGCTGGTGGCTACCTCACCCTGCTTGAAGCTCCGCTAGCGCTGAAGCAGTCTATGGAGGTATGGGGCTACAGCGGCAACGCTCTGGGCGTGATGAAAGCGATTAAAGCCGAGTTTGACCCCTACAACGGCCTTAGCCCAGGACGCTTTGTAGGTGGTATCTAG
- a CDS encoding tetratricopeptide repeat protein, with the protein MVEKIGVVNQGTVENQQNIITIQEGQKALLIYSDPLPDLRYFQGRQEQLGDMTTWLKDGTTAIVGVRGEGGIGKTTLVGKVFADCLGFASKFWADVRTGTTLSAMARRALLELDVPLDQVQAMDDKDLPQRLLRHLQTGRYLLAIDNMESLLTPEGEWQGGYADFLRDFQQLGSQSVLLLASREYPPQYFGWRQSEWLLLDEGLSPEEGAALLVALEVEDDPALVSLAQRVQGNPLALTLVAGWLRQEYRPGNRRVSHLDPFDNLFQIRGDRPYETNISAEDVLTWSLDRLPEPLRHLLNQVSVFQNEFTAEMAAALVPEQPVTDADLRDLDRRSLVQELAQPSATGHLQFRLQPRIREFVQRQAGDLTTAHERAIGYFWSHRRQQFGPTDSQEAAKEHLETFYHEVQLGRFNDAAGTAIGCTKFFDLRGYYTALVDLYGQLYRQWQPNQAEKQNFAAICGNLGNAYWSLGQYQQAIDYLQQTLAIAQEIGDRQVEANSLGNLGNAYWSLGQYPQAIDYRQQQLAIAREIGDRRGEATSLGGLGNAYRSLSQYPQAIDYHQQWLAIAREIGDRRGEANSLGGLGLAYRSLSQYPQAIDYHQQWLAIAREIGDRRGEANSLGGLGLAYQSLGQYPQAIDYQQQWLAIAREIGDRQGEANSLGNLGNVYWSLGQYQQAIDYHQQSLVIEREIGNRQGEANSLGGLGNAYQSLGQYPQAIDYLQQTLAIAWEIGDRRGEANALGGLGNAYDSLGQHQQAIDYLQQTLAIAREIGDRRGEANALGNLGNAYQSLGQYQQAIDYHQQHLAIAQEIGDRQGEAHSLLNSGLVLAKLGQRQPAQENYETAKALFESMGQQHYVQQCDTALSELAQPADNTPVAEQQPGFSAELENPAIPERNPASKSHSQRVPITAWFLLGLGIAALLWWLLR; encoded by the coding sequence GTGGTTGAAAAAATTGGGGTCGTCAACCAGGGCACGGTTGAGAATCAGCAAAATATCATCACCATCCAGGAGGGTCAAAAGGCTCTACTGATCTATAGCGACCCCCTGCCCGACCTGCGCTACTTTCAGGGGCGGCAGGAACAGCTTGGCGATATGACCACCTGGCTGAAAGATGGCACCACCGCCATCGTTGGCGTGCGGGGCGAGGGGGGCATTGGCAAAACGACCCTGGTGGGCAAAGTCTTTGCCGACTGCCTTGGCTTTGCCAGCAAGTTTTGGGCCGATGTGCGCACTGGCACCACGCTGTCAGCCATGGCCCGGCGGGCTTTGCTAGAGCTAGACGTGCCCCTCGACCAGGTGCAAGCCATGGACGACAAAGACCTGCCCCAGCGGCTGCTGCGCCACCTACAAACGGGCCGCTACCTGCTGGCGATCGACAACATGGAGTCGCTGCTAACGCCAGAGGGAGAGTGGCAGGGGGGCTATGCCGACTTTTTGAGAGATTTTCAGCAGTTGGGTAGCCAGAGTGTGCTGCTGCTGGCCAGTCGAGAATACCCGCCCCAGTACTTTGGCTGGCGACAGTCGGAGTGGCTGCTGCTGGATGAAGGCCTAAGCCCTGAGGAAGGGGCGGCGCTGCTGGTGGCGCTGGAGGTAGAGGATGACCCGGCCCTGGTGTCTTTGGCCCAGCGGGTGCAGGGCAACCCTTTGGCCCTCACGCTAGTGGCCGGGTGGTTGCGCCAGGAATATCGACCAGGCAACCGTCGGGTGAGCCATTTAGACCCGTTTGACAACCTGTTTCAGATCAGGGGCGATCGCCCCTACGAAACCAACATCAGCGCCGAAGATGTGCTGACCTGGAGCCTGGATCGGCTGCCTGAGCCGCTGCGGCACCTGCTGAACCAGGTAAGTGTGTTTCAAAACGAGTTTACGGCGGAGATGGCCGCTGCCCTGGTGCCCGAGCAACCGGTGACGGATGCTGACCTACGGGATTTGGATCGGAGGTCGCTGGTGCAAGAGCTGGCCCAGCCCAGCGCCACTGGGCACCTGCAATTTCGCCTACAGCCCCGCATTCGCGAGTTTGTGCAGCGGCAGGCGGGGGATTTGACCACTGCCCACGAACGGGCGATCGGCTACTTTTGGAGCCATCGTCGGCAACAGTTTGGCCCTACAGACAGCCAAGAGGCCGCCAAGGAGCATTTAGAGACGTTTTATCACGAAGTGCAGCTGGGCCGCTTTAACGACGCGGCAGGCACCGCTATTGGCTGCACCAAGTTTTTTGACTTACGGGGTTATTACACGGCTTTGGTTGACCTGTATGGACAGCTTTATCGCCAGTGGCAGCCTAACCAAGCAGAAAAACAAAACTTCGCGGCAATTTGCGGCAATTTGGGTAATGCGTACTGGTCACTGGGCCAGTACCAACAGGCCATCGACTACCTTCAGCAAACGTTAGCGATCGCGCAGGAGATCGGCGATCGTCAAGTTGAGGCCAATTCCCTCGGCAATTTGGGCAATGCGTACTGGTCACTGGGCCAATACCCACAGGCCATTGACTACCGCCAGCAGCAATTAGCGATCGCGCGGGAGATTGGCGACCGTCGGGGCGAAGCCACTTCCCTCGGCGGTTTGGGCAATGCGTACCGGTCACTGAGCCAATACCCACAGGCCATTGACTACCATCAGCAGTGGTTAGCCATCGCGCGGGAGATCGGCGACCGTCGGGGCGAAGCCAATTCCCTCGGCGGTTTGGGCCTTGCGTACCGGTCACTGAGCCAATACCCACAGGCCATTGACTACCATCAGCAGTGGTTAGCGATCGCGCGGGAGATCGGCGACCGTCGGGGCGAAGCCAATTCCCTCGGCGGTTTGGGCCTTGCTTACCAGTCACTGGGCCAATACCCACAGGCCATTGACTACCAGCAGCAGTGGTTAGCGATCGCGCGGGAGATCGGCGATCGTCAAGGCGAGGCCAATTCCCTCGGCAATTTGGGCAATGTGTACTGGTCACTGGGCCAATACCAACAGGCCATTGACTACCACCAGCAGTCGTTAGTCATCGAGCGGGAGATCGGCAACCGTCAGGGCGAGGCCAATTCCCTCGGCGGTTTGGGCAATGCGTACCAATCGCTGGGCCAATACCCACAGGCCATCGACTACCTTCAGCAAACGTTAGCGATCGCGTGGGAGATTGGCGATCGTCGGGGCGAAGCCAATGCCCTAGGTGGTTTGGGCAATGCGTACGATTCGCTGGGCCAACACCAACAGGCCATTGACTACCTTCAGCAAACGTTAGCGATCGCGCGGGAGATCGGCGATCGTCGGGGCGAGGCCAATGCCCTGGGCAATTTGGGCAATGCGTACCAGTCGCTGGGCCAATACCAACAGGCCATTGACTACCACCAGCAGCACTTAGCGATCGCGCAGGAGATTGGCGATCGCCAAGGCGAGGCCCATTCCCTACTTAATTCAGGACTGGTGTTAGCCAAGCTGGGACAGCGGCAGCCAGCACAAGAGAACTACGAGACAGCAAAAGCCTTGTTTGAATCAATGGGGCAACAACACTACGTGCAACAGTGCGACACAGCCCTGAGCGAACTGGCACAGCCTGCGGACAATACGCCTGTTGCCGAGCAGCAGCCAGGTTTCTCTGCCGAGCTAGAAAACCCTGCCATCCCTGAAAGAAACCCCGCCTCTAAATCTCACTCTCAGCGGGTGCCCATCACCGCATGGTTTTTGCTGGGTCTCGGTATCGCTGCCCTGTTGTGGTGGCTCCTGCGGTAG
- a CDS encoding DUF2281 domain-containing protein translates to MTTAIAATLKEQILAELDQLSVEALTETLAYVKALHGSPPMASSEEAMQAYLASEQAYEEVYTRLADS, encoded by the coding sequence ATGACTACTGCGATCGCCGCCACTCTTAAAGAACAGATTCTGGCCGAGTTGGATCAGCTCTCTGTAGAAGCCCTGACGGAGACGCTGGCCTACGTGAAGGCTCTCCATGGCAGTCCTCCAATGGCCTCATCCGAAGAGGCGATGCAAGCCTACCTGGCGTCGGAGCAAGCGTACGAAGAGGTCTACACCCGCCTTGCCGACTCCTAA
- a CDS encoding glutathione S-transferase family protein — MLELYQFEASTFAEKIRLMLDYKQVPYRKVEVTPGVGQVEIFQMSGQRQVPVLKDGEQIIPDSTAIALHLEKAYPDRPLLPPGPKQKGLCLALEAWADESIVPKARVVMVGAFKQHPNFRTALLPSFTPAPLRSLVGALPGDLLNLVGTGVGFGPDDIKVATAGLRQDLEALVLMLQDSPYLLGDQPTLADFAVAAATMYLKFPTAQYVDLPEGIGGKGVPGIADVPEFQAFFAWRDRLYSEFRTVRTNVPPASSASGPTPISID, encoded by the coding sequence ATGCTAGAGCTTTACCAATTTGAAGCCTCCACCTTTGCCGAAAAGATTCGGCTGATGCTCGACTACAAGCAGGTGCCCTACCGCAAGGTCGAAGTCACCCCCGGCGTCGGCCAGGTCGAGATCTTTCAGATGTCGGGCCAGCGTCAGGTGCCGGTGCTCAAAGACGGTGAGCAGATCATTCCTGACTCCACGGCGATCGCCCTACATCTCGAAAAAGCCTACCCCGATCGCCCCCTGCTGCCCCCTGGCCCCAAGCAAAAGGGCCTGTGCCTGGCGCTAGAAGCTTGGGCCGATGAATCGATCGTACCCAAAGCTCGGGTAGTGATGGTGGGAGCCTTTAAGCAGCACCCCAACTTCCGCACCGCCCTGCTGCCCAGCTTTACCCCCGCCCCCCTGCGCAGCCTGGTGGGCGCGCTCCCCGGCGACCTGCTGAACCTGGTGGGCACTGGCGTTGGCTTTGGCCCCGACGATATCAAAGTAGCCACCGCTGGCCTCCGGCAAGATCTCGAAGCCCTGGTGCTGATGCTGCAAGACAGCCCCTACCTGCTGGGCGATCAACCCACCCTGGCCGATTTTGCCGTGGCTGCCGCCACCATGTATCTCAAGTTCCCGACGGCCCAGTACGTCGATTTACCCGAGGGCATTGGTGGCAAAGGGGTGCCCGGCATTGCCGATGTGCCAGAATTTCAGGCCTTTTTTGCGTGGCGCGATCGCCTCTACAGCGAGTTTCGCACCGTCCGCACCAACGTGCCTCCCGCCAGCTCTGCCAGCGGTCCTACTCCCATCAGCATTGATTAG